Proteins encoded together in one Prosthecobacter fusiformis window:
- a CDS encoding DUF3592 domain-containing protein codes for MRAITKFIPLLVSGYFIWLGWGYYSKMKTSESWPVAAGKVLHSEVAEARTRAGATTRMYEARVTYEYEVDGQTYKGDQIGFMDGSSSNRSDAAVIVNARPVGKEVPVYYDPANPHEACLERKTGKLPWLMMGGGGLGLLFGARLLVFGGGRRTRRGIHLG; via the coding sequence ATGCGCGCAATCACCAAATTCATTCCTCTCCTTGTTTCGGGTTATTTTATCTGGCTGGGCTGGGGCTATTACTCGAAGATGAAGACGAGTGAGTCCTGGCCTGTTGCCGCCGGTAAGGTGCTGCATTCTGAAGTGGCGGAGGCAAGGACAAGAGCCGGTGCTACGACGAGAATGTATGAGGCACGGGTGACTTATGAGTATGAGGTGGACGGCCAAACATATAAGGGTGACCAGATCGGCTTTATGGACGGGAGTTCAAGCAACAGGTCGGATGCGGCGGTGATCGTCAATGCACGGCCGGTAGGAAAAGAAGTCCCTGTTTACTATGATCCTGCAAATCCGCATGAAGCCTGCCTGGAGCGAAAAACGGGCAAACTTCCCTGGCTGATGATGGGCGGAGGCGGGCTGGGGTTATTGTTTGGTGCCAGGCTGCTAGTCTTTGGTGGAGGAAGAAGAACCCGGAGAGGTATCCACTTGGGATGA